One genomic window of Solanum stenotomum isolate F172 chromosome 9, ASM1918654v1, whole genome shotgun sequence includes the following:
- the LOC125875519 gene encoding pollen receptor-like kinase 4 — translation MASQITQKNYKNKNKNKHVLLLAIIMCSLAFVTEGKLSEPEVLLKFRQSLKFDGDPFSTWDINVPPCIKENNKPKWNNLFCESGKVYGLNLENLGLSGTIDLDILKDLPNLRTISVFKNKFEGSLPILNKLPALKSAYFSNNKFSGPIDQKIFEGMNSLKKLHLANNEFTGPLPPIFGDMPNLRELNIQNNKFEGPIPPSYSHLYFPAYDGNDGLCGPPLAKSCNKEDEQKKQESSSSSSSSGWKIALIVVIVVVVIGIIVFVLINRRKKNHQQEVVLGGSSLSSSSPTSQDQKLIPQSHDHLNKMEQGQSSAASTPDRASNDGGKRAEVAGQKLLFLKDDIEKFDLPDLLKASAEVLGSGVFGSTYKAALSTGPVMVVKRFRHMNKVGKEDFHEHMRRLGRLSHKNLLPVIAFYYRKEEKLLVFEYVNNVSLAVYLHGNSKSRGNQSLDWPTRLKIVKGVSKGILYLYNELPSLTSPHGHLKSSNVLLTENFEAVLTDYALLPVVNAEHAHEHMISYKAPELKQSGKINRKTDVWTLGMLILEILTGKFPSNLLGKGTQDSDDLATWVNTTLGDESSEEEVFDKEMKGTEDCESEMMKLLKIGLSCCEVDVEKRWDIKEAVERIDEVKEKGDFSSNVATNEVDNMHTSR, via the exons ATGGCATcacaaataacacaaaaaaactacaaaaacaaaaacaaaaacaaacatgTCCTCCTCCTTGCTATCATCATGTGTTCATTAGCATTTGTGACAGAGGGAAAATTATCAGAGCCTGAGGTTCTTCTCAAGTTTCGTCAATCATTAAAGTTCGATGGAGATCCCTTCTCGACGTGGGATATTAATGTACCACCTTGCATCAAAGAGAACAATAAGCCTAAATGGAACAATCTATTTTGCGAAAGTGGAAAGGTTTATGGTTTGAATCTTGAAAATCTTGGGTTAAGTGGTACCATTGATTTGGACATACTTAAAGACTTGCCAAATTTGAGAACCATAagtgttttcaaaaataaatttgaaggtTCCTTAccaatattaaataaattgcCTGCATTAAAGAGTGCTTATTTCTCAAATAACAAGTTTTCTGGTCCAATTGATCAAAAGATATTTGAAGGGATGAATTCATTAAAGAAACTTCACCTAGCAAATAATGAATTTACAGGACCACTCCCTCCTATTTTTGGTGATATGCCAAATCTAAGGGAGTTGAATATTCAAAACAATAAGTTTGAGGGTCCAATTCCTCCTTCCTATTCACATCTATATTTTCCTGCTTATGATG GCAATGATGGTCTTTGTGGTCCTCCTTTAGCAAAATCATGCAATAAGGAAGATGAACAAAAGAAGCAAGaatcatcatcatcgtcatcgTCATCTGGTTGGAAGATTGCCCTTATTGTGGTTATAGTAGTTGTAGTGATAGGCATTATTGTGTTTGTACTAATCAATCGTCGCAAGAAGAATCACCAACAAGAAGTAGTACTTGGAGGATCATCATTAAGTTCTTCCTCACCAACAAGTCAAGACCAAAAACTAATCCCTCAATCTCATGATCATCTAAACAAAATGGAACAAGGCCAATCATCAGCTGCATCTACTCCTGATCGCGCGTCTAATGATGGCGGTAAAAGAGCTGAAGTTGCTGGACAAAAACTTCTATTCTTGAAAGATGACATTGAGAAATTTGACTTACCTGATTTGTTGAAAGCCTCTGCTGAAGTATTGGGAAGTGGAGTGTTTGGTTCAACTTATAAAGCTGCACTCAGTACTGGTCCTGTCATGGTTGTTAAGAGGTTTAGACATATGAATAAAGTTGGTAAAGAAGATTTCCATGAACATATGAGAAGGCTTGGAAGATTGAGTCATAAGAACTTGCTTCCTGTTATTGCTTTCTATTATAGGAAAGAGGAGAAGCTTCTTGTCTTTGAATATGTCAACAATGTCAGCCTTGCTGTTTATCTTCATG gTAATAGCAAATCACGTGGTAACCAAAGTCTTGATTGGCCAACTCGTTTGAAAATTGTCAAAGGAGTAAGCAAAGGAATTCTATACCTTTACAATGAGCTACCAAGCTTAACATCACCTCATGGTCACCTCAAGTCTTCAAATGTTCTTCTAACTGAAAACTTTGAGGCAGTTCTCACAGACTATGCTTTACTACCAGTAGTAAATGCTGAACATGCACATGAACACATGATCTCATACAAAGCACCAGAGCTAAAACAATCAGgcaaaatcaatagaaaaactGATGTTTGGACACTTGGTATGTTAATCCTTGAGATCTTGACTGGAAAATTCCCTTCAAATCTTTTAGGCAAAGGAACACAAGATAGCGATGATTTAGCGACATGGGTGAATACTACTCTTGGAGATGAATCATCAGAGGAAGAAGTGTTTGATAAAGAAATGAAAGGAACAGAAGATTGTGAGAGTGAAATGATGAAGTTATTGAAGATTGGACTAAGTTGTTGTGAGGTTGATGTGGAGAAGAGATGGGATATAAAAGAGGCAGTTGAAAGGATTGATGAAGTAAAAGAGAAAGGTGATTTCAGCTCTAATGTTGCAACTAATGAAGTTGACAATATGCATActtcaagataa